In Aspergillus oryzae RIB40 DNA, chromosome 6, one genomic interval encodes:
- a CDS encoding recombinase DMC1 (meiotic recombination protein Dmc1): MRTTFLVPKPNASIGHESSSCPRPRTTERVGAADITKLKTNGFYTVASVHGATRKTLLKIRGFSEVKVEKIKDAINKCLPSASGFITAMELSHQRKRVVRISTGSKQFDAILGGGFQSMSISEVFGEFRCGKTQLSHTMSVVAQLPKEMGGADGKVAYIDTEGTFRPERIAQIAERFGVDADSARENIAYARALNSEHQLELLNTLSKEFTGGEYRLLIIDSIMNCFRVDYCGRGELADRQQKLNQFLMKLAHMAEGLYSCSGPLICGLTGYHFRIQCLRPNDGRKPVGGHVLAHASTTRVLLRKGRGDERVAKIQDSPDCPEQEATYVITNGGINDPDKV; this comes from the exons ATGCGTACTACTTTCCTAGTACCGAAACCTAATGCATCGATAGGCCATGAGTCCAGCAGCTGCCCCCGTCCTCGTACTACCGAGA GGGTCGGTGCCGCCGATATCACAAAATTGAAGACCAATGGCTTCTATACTGTTGCT TCCGTTCATGGGGCTACCCGAAAGACCCTTCTGAAGATTAGAGGCTTCAGTGAGGTCAAAGTTGAAAAGATCAAGGATGCCATCAACAAGTGTTTG CCATCTGCGTCTGGATTCATCACGGCAATGGAGTTGAGCCATCAGCGGAAGAGAGTGGTTCGTATCTCAACGGGGAGCAAGCAATTTGATGCTATATTGGGAGG TGGTTTCCAAAGCATGAGTATCAGCGAAGTCTTTGGGGAATTCCGGTGTGGCAAGACACAGCTATCACATACTATGTCCGTCGTGGCACAGCTTCCAAAGGAAATGGGCGGTGCAGACGGCAAAGTTGCTTACATTGATACCGAAGGCACGTTCAGACCAGAGCGTATTGCTCAGATTGCCGAACGATTCGGCGTTGACGCTGACTCGGCTCGGGAAAATATTGCCTATGCGCGAGCTCTTAATAGTGAACATCAGCTAGAATTGTTGAATACCCTGAGCAAAGAGTTCACTGGTGGAGAATATCGCCTTTTGATCATTGACAGTATCATGAATTGCTTCCGGGTGGATTACTGTGGGCGTGGAGAACTTGCGGACCGTCAGCAGAAGCTTAATCAGTTTCTGATGAAGCTCGCCCATATGGCTGAAGGTTTATACTCCTGTTCTGGCCCTTTGATATGTGGACTGACTGGATATCACTTTAGAATTCAATGTTTGCGTCCTAATG ATGGACGCAAGCCTGTGGGTGGCCATGTCCTAGCGCATGCATCCACAACTCGagttcttctccgcaaagGCCGCGGAGACGAACGTGTTGCAAAAATTCAGGACTCACCAG ATTGTCCGGAGCAAGAAGCGACCTACGTGATCACTAATGGCGGTATCAATGATCCCGATAAGGTGTAG
- a CDS encoding UDP-N-acetylglucosamine diphosphorylase (UDP-N-acetylglucosamine pyrophosphorylase), whose protein sequence is MAAAIKETVSNLLHGHSDNTPRQPSPEEFHQLQQKYTDAGQGHVFKFVNQLNQVEKAQLFHQLSNFDPNRINELADKVLNPAKTQDGPVTLEPLPEVATASIMDSDPKDIQRWYDEGLQAVSENKVAVVLMAGGQGTRLGSSAPKGCFDIGLPSQKSLFQIQAERIAKLQLLAQGTSGKEAIIPWYVMTSGPTRKPTEEFFEQHKYFGLDKKNVVIFEQGVLPCISNEGKILLETKSKAAVAPDGNGGIYQALITSGVREDMRKRGIEHIHTYCVDNCLVKVADPVFIGFAASKKVDIATKVVRKRNATESVGLILQKNGKPDVVEYSEIDKETAEAKDPKQPDVLKFRAANIVNHYYSFRFFESIETWSHKLPHHVARKKIPCVNTETGESFKPEKPNGIKLEQFVFDVFPLTPLEKFASIEVRREDEFSPLKNARGTGEDDPDTSKRDIMNQGQRWIEKAGGVVVTEGEAVGVEVSPLISYGGEGLEFLKGREIKAPAVIEKEE, encoded by the exons ATGGCGGCAGCTATTAAGGAAACCGTATCCAACCTGCTCCATGGTCATTCCGACAACACTCCTCGTCAGCCTTCCCCTGAAGAGTTCCATCAACTACAACAGAAGTATACCGATGCCGGGCAGGGACATGTCTTCAAATTCGTCAATCAATTAAACCAGGTCGAGAAGGCTCAGCTCTTCCATCAGCTGAGCAACTTCGACCCTAACCGGATCAATGAACTGGCCGACAAGGTCCTGAACCCCGCCAAAACTCAGGATGGTCCCGTTACCCTCGAACCCCTCCCTGAAGTGGCTACTGCCTCTATAATGGACTCCGACCCGAAGGACATTCAGCGGTGGTACGATGAAGGTCTCCAGGCGGTGTCGGAGAACAAGGTTGCCGTGGTCTTGATGGCTGGTGGACAGGGTACCCGCTTGGGAAGCTCAGCACCCAAGGGCTGCTTCGATATTGGTCTACCCAGTCAGAAGTCCCTCTTCCAGATTCAGGCAGAGCGTATTGCCAAGCTCCAGCTCTTGGCACAAGGAACTTCCGGCAAGGAAGCCATTATCCCTTGGTATGTCATGACCAGCGGGCCTACCCGCAAGCCCACGGAGGAGTTCTTCGAGCAGCACAAGTATTTTGGACTGGACAAGAAGAacgtcgtcatcttcgaacAGGGTGTCCTGCCCTGCATTTCCAATGAGGGTAAGATTTTGCTGGAGACCAAGTCTAAG GCTGCTGTTGCCCCTGATGGAAATGGCGGAATCTACCAAGCCCTCATTACCTCTGGAGTGCGTGAAGACATGCGGAAGCGTGGTATTGAACACATTCACACTTACTGCGTCGATAACTGCCTAGTCAAGGTTGCCGACCCCGTCTTCATTGGTTTCGCCgcttccaagaaggtcgATATTGCTACCAAGGTGGTCCGTAAGCGCAATGCTACCGAGTCGGTCGGCTTGATCCTTCAGAAGAACGGCAAGCCTGATGTGGTCGAGTACTCCGAAATCGACAAGGAGACGGCCGAGGCTAAGGACCCCAAGCAGCCTGACGTGCTGAAGTTCCGTGCCGCCAACATTGTCAACCACTACTATTCCTTCCGCTTCTTTGAGTCCATCGAGACTTGGTCCCACAAGCTGCCTCATCACGTTGCTCGTAAGAAAATTCCTTGCGTGAACACCGAGACTGGCGAGAGCTTCAAGCCTGAGAAGCCCAACGGTATCAAGTTGGAGCAGTTCGTCTTCGACGTCTTCCCGTTGACTCCTCTGGAGAAGTTCGCATCCATCGAGGTACGCCGCGAGGATGAGTTCTCGCCGTTGAAGAATGCCAGGGGCACAGGTGAGGATGACCCTGACACTAGTAAGCGCGACATCATGAACCAGGGACAGCGCTGGATTGAGAAAGCCGGCGGTGTTGTTGTCACCGAAGGCGAGGCCGTCGGAGTTGAGGTCTCCCCGCTGATCAGCTAT GGTGGTGAGGGGCTTGAGTTCCTCAAGGGCCGTGAGATTAAGGCCCCTGCTgtgattgagaaggaagagtaA